acctgaccttgtcactactctaccgaggttaggcttggcacttactgggtaccgattgtggtgtactcatgctactcttttgcacatgtttttcatgtgcagatccaggtgctccttatcagccgcattatcagtgagccgagacatctttggagacttcaaggtatatctgcagTGTCCGCAgacctggagtccccttctactcttccccatatccattatcttctgtattttcttttgatagactctgatgtatagagacactagattttttttCTATAGTTTGTGATTTACGATGTTCCAAGTTTTGGGATTGCTGTGTATTGTTGAACAGTTGgttgttaaaaatcatgtttttcattttattattccgcagatgttaggcttacctagtcgtagactaggtgccgtcacgacgtcatacggagaggaaatttgggtcgtgatacgtaacatcgaagtcatttgtatttattattttagaagcatataTACAATGACTAAAACCATTgaaacatacaatgcctcataattctcattttggcaagcgggcacatttcatgttcatactatcacttacttgtacttgccatgggtgatcatagaacattaagagcatttaaaacatttaggaaCACTATAACCTTTACTCATGAGAACGTAGGAGCTAATAACACAttagaaacaaaagtacaaatacgttcatctcataaccttttaCACCATATATCAATTCATTcgtactttcaactacttacaatatcattatttcattggctctcttagccatacatatgattcttctttcatggcacaatggtcgtatttcatatttcacactttcatatctttcctttcatagatcatcatcataaatatcaatatatagaatattccgaaaatcacaactttaggttcgttagtaatgaaggctttaaacacaataggtttcttttcaagaaatggagtaaaatgattggcaatcaaagcacaagttaaaatcataaacgagtaacacattaTTTATTCTAGAAATACTTTTACCCCaaagggcaatacataatttaaactcatgaatatataagagctcaaaacacgttggaaatacttacaaagcacaGCATAGttgaaacaaccacatttgggtatgacttgagtacataagcttttagacaaatctatttttgaagtcaatttggaacagttgaatcaaggctcatttcttaacctttctcacatcatttcatttcatttcatttcattggcaccattggcctgaagtataactttcattcttggtaTGGTGGCCatactttatatctccaactcacttctttcactttccaacatctttatagattatcaacaacaagacatttcaaatcaagactttaggtacacatatgagcaattaagagtcttaagcacattgagtttttcttccacaatttggcatgataactttcatttgaaacactactcaaagccataacattttaatacacatatcattcttgaacatattcccaaatgataacataatgagataggaacatttggaacacattttgaatacataattctcgacacttagCTTACTCGAGACAATTGAATTTATAGGGAACAACTCGAAACatgagaataaggaacttgagccaaccatacttgaaacatacgggaacatcatggaattcgattctaagagagaagtttagccaatatacctcgctttgagctttccttaaattactacaatattcccgaaatcctagcaacttcgatctatttagaaacataacaaaattgaacacagattaggaagatattcatggttttatctcatttgagcattttatcaaacactagatgtgcaaatttgattacaaggttctgccacaagatttccttcactccacaacccaatctttacccatttgagctctaaaatcttcccacaaacattattggtacatgcatgtataaataatactctcacacccaagaatcatactctcaatcacccATCTTATGCCCAAATTCGAGATTAAAAATatgggtatggaaccttaccacTTAGATAAAGACTTTGTAagctttcttgttgaatttcaaggcttgagcaagattttgatgaacaattagcttagggatttctcctctcactctagggcacttcccctctctaaaaatatcagatattcCCTTTAAAAATAGTCCCTTAGGTCTATTTATCgagatagggtcgggttataaaaataaaagaatggaCCCTCCGAAATTCGGACCGGGCTatagaccaggctaggcacgctttgtagcgagctacagaccaggcttcgcgagctctATAGCGAGCTACCGACAAGGCTTTGCAATGGATATAACATGGTCTAgcgtgctacagaccaggcttggCGAGGGATATAGAACGATCTAGCGCGCTAGGAGCTGGGCGACGTGAGGTCAAAatgattcaactccccaacgcactgttcaatccaaaaagtccaaaaatataaTACTTTAGCCTACCTTAGCACCACGGAACCTTAAATTATTTGCCgaaaatttacggggccttacatccgaCGACGCCCATCTATTTTCTTAGTCCTGTGGTTTTTGTGTGCTTTTTAGGTAGTATTCGGTGGCTATTGGTGACGGGCGGAAGGCGCACACGCAGACGTAACTGAGCAGGCTGGCGTGCATTGAGGTCCCGCAGCCTCGGGGTACACCACACCATAATTACAGGTTCTACAAGCGTGAGTTGGCACATCCCTTCTCTCCCATCTCTTATTTCTCTTTCTTGTGTTAGTTAAATTGTTGTTGTAGTAGTTCATACTAGTTTAGTCATTCTAGTAGCCTGCCTGTAGTTTCAACTTGTTTTCTTCAAGTCGACATGTTGTTTGTTTTGTCTTAGAATTTTACCCTAGCCTACCGTAGGTATAATGGCTTTGGTCTGTAATGGTAGCgtaaggtcatgtcctcggggagGGAGAATAGTGGGGAGGGGCATAGGGAAGGGGATAGGGTATAGGGCGGGGCCCAAAATGGGCAAGGGGAACATGATGGCCTATAGGTTGAGAGTTGGATCGTGGAATATAGGGATGTTaacgggtaagtctatagagttggAAAAGATTCTCTATAAGAGGAAGGTCAATATAGCTTGTGGGTAGGGTCGAGGGTGAGGGATGCAGACAGGTTTAAACTATGGTACTCGGGAGTTAGGAagggtaagaatggagtgggaattttggtggatagggaactcCAAGAGTCAGTGGTAGAGGTTAGGCGTGTGAGTGATAGATTAATGGCTATTAAGCTAGTAGTTAGAGGGATCACCCTAAATGTCATTAGCGCTTACGCACCGCAAGCGGGCTTGGATGAGGAGTTTAAGAGGCGCTTTTGGGAGGGGTTGGATGAGGTGGTGTATGGTATTCTGCCTACAGAGAAGTTAtttataggaggggatttcaatgtacATATTAGGTCGTCTATTGGTGGGTATGGAGAGGTGCATGGTGGCTTCGACTTTGGGGATAGGAACGGAGAAGGTATTTCACTGTTCGATTTCACTAGAGCTTTTGAGTTGGTGATCGTGAACTCTAGTTTTTCAAAGAGGGAagagcatttggttacttttagAAGTATGGTGGCTAAGACCCAGATTGATTATCTTCTCCTCAGGAGGAGcgacagagggttgtgcaaggattgcaaggttatCCCAAGCGAGACCCTCACGTCacaacataggctcttggtgatggacgtcgATATCATGATAACAAGGAAAAAGAGGTTTGTTCAGGGTCAACTGATGATTAGGTGGGGAGCCTTGACGAAGGCTAAAGCTCAGGAACTGGAGGGGAGGTTGCTGGCTTTGGGAGTCTGGAAGAGTAGCAGGGACGCAAGAGAGATATGGACGACAACGATGACAGACTGTATTAGAGAGTcggcgagagaggtgttaggggtctcgaagggTTACCCAGGTAGGCATCGAGGCGACTGGTGATAGAATGACGTGGTCCAAAGTAAAATGGAAGGAAAGAAAGGGATGTACCTTAAGTTAGTGGAGAGCACAGACGAGGATGAGAGGAGAGCAAACAGAGGAAGATATAAGGAAGCTAGGAATGAGGTGAAGTTAGCGGTCACTGAGGCTAAAATTGCTGTGTTTGGTCATTTGTACGACGATC
This sequence is a window from Nicotiana tomentosiformis chromosome 5, ASM39032v3, whole genome shotgun sequence. Protein-coding genes within it:
- the LOC104085575 gene encoding uncharacterized protein, whose amino-acid sequence is MAIKLVVRGITLNVISAYAPQAGLDEEFKRRFWEGLDEVVYGILPTEKLFIGGDFNVHIRSSIGGYGEVHGGFDFGDRNGEGISLFDFTRAFELVIVNSSFSKREEHLVTFRSMVAKTQIDYLLLRRSDRGLCKDCKVIPSETLTSQHRLLVMDVDIMITRKKRFVQGQLMIRWGALTKAKAQELEGRLLALGVWKSSRDAREIWTTTMTDCIRESAREVLGVSKGYPGRHRGDW